A genome region from Scyliorhinus torazame isolate Kashiwa2021f chromosome 11, sScyTor2.1, whole genome shotgun sequence includes the following:
- the LOC140385176 gene encoding myc proto-oncogene protein-like — MRRDSWKGKDSWFKMPLTASATFLGKSYNYDYDYDSFQPVFYDEEENFYQQQLPAPSEDIWKKFELLPTPPRSPSRRPSFSLPPSLYPSNADQLEMVTEFLGDDLVNQSFICDSDSESVLKSIIIQDCMWSGFSAAAKLEKVVSERLASLQAARKEPAALCSSSSPHPPPPSSSCNTSPTSSPTSAPSSSPPTLRIVGLSASSSGGTYLHDLSTSAADCIDPSVVFPYPFTEHKAPGAGSPPATDTPSDSEDEQEDDEEDDEYEEEEDDDDEDDEEEIDVVTVEKRQPSTGRAELNTNTAGIARPQHSPLVLKRCHVPIYQHNYAAPSPSPPPPPAKRLRVESSRILKQISTKSKCPSPRSSDSEENDKRRTHNVLERQRRNELKLSFFALRDQIPEVAMNDKAAKVVILKKATEHILTVQSNEQRLITEKEKLRRKQEQLKHRLEQLRNSSRQKY; from the exons ACTCCTGGTTCAAGATGcccctgactgcctctgccactttcTTGGGCAAAAGCTACAACTACGATTATGACTACGACTCGTTCCAGCCCGTCTTCTACGACGAGGAGGAGAATTTCTACCAGCAGCAGCTGCCGGCCCCCAGCGAGGACATCTGGAAGAAGTTCGAGCTGCTGCCCACCCCTCCGCGCTCGCCCAGCCGGAGACCCAGCTTCAGCCTGCCGCCCAGCCTCTACCCTTCCAACGCCGACCAGCTGGAGATGGTCACCGAGTTCCTGGGCGACGACCTGGTCAACCAGAGCTTCATCTGCGACTCGGACAGCGAGTCGGTGCTCAAGTCCATCATCATCCAGGACTGCATGTGGAGCGGCTTCTCGGCGGCCGCCAAGCTGGAGAAGGTGGTGAGCGAGCGGCTGGCCTCGCTGCAGGCGGCCAGGAAGGAGCCGGCCGCCCTCTGCTCTTCCTccagcccccatcctcccccaccttcCTCCTCCTGCAatacctcccccacctcctcacccacctccgcaccctcctcctcccccccgacgCTCCGCATCGTCGGGCTCAGCGCCTCCTCCTCGGGCGGCACCTACCTCCACGACCTCAGCACCTCGGCCGCCGACTGCATCGACCCCTCGGTGGTCTTCCCGTACCCCTTCACCGAGCACAAAGCACCAGGAGCCGGCAGCCCCCCCGCCACAGACACGCCGAGCGACTCCG AAGACGAACAGGAGGACGATGAGGAAGATGATgagtatgaggaggaggaggacgacgaCGACGAAGACGACGAGGAGGAAATTGACGTGGTGACTGTGGAGAAGAGGCAGCCCTCGACTGGGAGAGCCGAGTTGAACACAAACACAGCTGGCATTGCCAGGCCCCAGCACAGTCCTCTGGTGCTCAAGCGGTGCCACGTTCCTATTTACCAGCACAATTACgctgccccctcgccctcgccgccaccgCCGCCCGCCAAACGCCTCCGGGTGGAGAGCAGCAGGATCCTCAAGCAGATCAGCACCAAGAGCAAGTGCCCGAGCCCCAGGTCGTCAGACTCGGAGGAGAACGACAAGAGGAGGACGCACAATGTCCTGGAGCGCCAGCGGAGGAACGAGCTGAAACTGAGCTTTTTTGCTTTAAGGGATCAGATCCCAGAGGTGGCAATGAATGACAAAGCTGCCAAGGTGGTTATACTCAAAAAGGCAACGGAACACATATTGACAGTCCAGTCAAAcgaacagagactgataacagagaAAGAAAAATTAAGGAGGAAGCAAGAACAGCTGAAACACAGGCTTGAACAGCTGAGGAACTCTAGCAGACAGAAATATTAA